Within Eremothecium cymbalariae DBVPG#7215 chromosome 3, complete sequence, the genomic segment GTACGATGATAATTTGGACggaaagaaaaaggctGATATGTTGGCTCGCTTTCAAAACCTGTTTGAATTTGGGGTATACAAAGACGTTTTTCAGGAAAGGATGGAAAGGAATATTTGGACTCATATGTTACTTCATAGTGAAGTACCATTTCATGAAATCTTAAAATCCATAATGTCTCGGAAAGAAGACCTGTTCCATGAATTGTTCCGCTGGAATTCGCATTTTGCGTCCAGAGAAGTTAATTGGAACTTGAACGGCACTGACGAATCTGAAGATCAATCTACATCTGACATAAACCTTAATTCTTTTGGGaaacaattcttcattatgGGTCACTTGCAATATAACGGGATTTTCGACGCTGATGCGATAGATAAGGGGCAATCTCTCGAAGAGGTGTATCATACGgaagatgaaaataaatataaagaGCTCTACCAATCTAGGGTTCTGAATGAAGAAAAGCAGCGTATGGAGCAAGAAGAGAAACTTTTAAAGGAAGAGGAGcgcaagaagaaggaagaagaagctcagaagatgaaggaaGAATATAATCGTCAAAAGGAAGCACAACTGCAATTAAAGCAGAAAGAGTTAGAATCAAAGGAAGATGATCTTAGAAAGAAGGAAAGTGACTTACGTATGAAAGAGGAACATGAGAAGATAAAGCAGGAGGAGCTGAggaagaaagagaaagagTTGGATGTTAAAGAGGAGCAGGTGAAGGAATAGAGCATCAGACAATTAAATGAATGAGGgagttaataataataaggttGACATTTGGatgcaacaacaatatgGAGACAAATCATACTGAATCACAACATGAGATGCATAGCCGATGAATAACTGTATTCAATTTATTATCGATTgtaaaaattttccaacacaatgttgaatatgtattaatatcagaaatttttttttggcaCATGTGTATAGAGTACTACAACATATCTAATGAACACGTTCTTATCGTTTCACACACCTAACATGAACCGTAAGCAAAACTCCCTAAATAATCAAATTTCAACCTCCTTGCCGAAGTAAATCACATCACCAATGTGTTTTGACCCGCTGCGCAGCTCTGGATTATCTTGTAGGAGATGAAGTGGGTAAAAGATATAATCGATAATCCAACTTCTAAaggtttcaaaaaaaatttagtGATCGCTTTCGGGCTACTAAACATGCTTTTACCTTCCCACTCTTGGGTTCTTTTGCCCCTAATAACGTTAGAACCAAAAATTCGTATTACCGGTAACTCTTGAGCACCGAGACTCTTTGATACAGAATGATATTGATTTGGGTTTGAAAGGGCTATGATGCTTAACAAATGACGTACGTCTTCTTCCGCTACTGCAACCTTGTTCATGAAACCAAATTGGAAAACACATCGATAGAATCCATTAACATTCTTCATAGGTTCAACTAATACCCTCTGATCCACTTCCAAATAAGGAACAGATACTATTTTGATGGCaacaaagacaaaaaaCTCGGGGATGTTGGGGAATGAATTTGCGATTTCACTGAAAAGTTTAGGAACGCTACCTGCAGATTCCAGCAAAGGTGTAAGTTCTGTAAATAACAATGCAAGTGCTGGATATTTCGTGAGCCGTTTTACCTGATGttgtttttcaataatcAAATCAACATGGCTCAAAGCAATGTTAATCGAAGGAATCTCGTCCCCTAATTGAACCACCTCCTGGCTTCTAGACTGCTCATTAACAATCAATTGGTTAAGCCTAGGTCTACCTTCCTGTTCCTCGCGGATCATTAGGTTTCTACCCCATCTCCACAGTGCAAAGATACCTGTCGTAATTGCGGTCATCATTAGCGTAAACCAAGCACCATCGGCTACTTTCCTTAGGTTGCCTATAACTAAAATGATTTCGAAAGTACCGAAACCGAGATAGTAAGCTAATACTATCGCCCAATGGACATTGTAAACAACAATCATACATATAGCCATGAAAGTTGATGTGAGGAATAGATCCATAGACACACCAAGACCGTACGCTGAAGTGACGTTATTAGATGATTTAAAACCAATACATGTGCATATAACAGCAATCATAAGGATAATATTAACCGCGGGAAGATATACCCTACCATGGTGTTTAGCTGACTTGTGGATAATCCGCAGCTTAGGGCAACAATCAAGATGTACCATCTGTTGAATGATTGAGAAAACACCCAAGATCAAAGTCTGTGAGGCAAAAACGGTTGCTAGGGCCGCAATCACAAACACAAACCAGTAGAACCAAGTATCTGCGTTACCTGGTATACTCATATAAAACACGTTGGAAGCAGCCTCTGGATGCTTCAGCAGGTAAGCACCCTGGCCGAGGTATGTTGTAATTAAGCATGgataaacaaaaaatgctAACGTAAGCTGCACGGAGAGTGGACTGAAATGTCCAACGTCTGCAAACATTGCCTCACAACCAGTAATTGACAACATAACTGAAGCCAGAACATAAATCCCGTGATGCCTCAAGAATCTTATTGCATATACAGGGTTAAGCGTCTTGAAAATCATAGGGTAAGAAACAATATTGAATACTCCAATCACAAATATTGTTATGAaccaaagaaaaatgaCTGGTGAAAACAGTGCTGATACCACGTTGGTGCCCAGAGGTTGCAAGGTGAACAGCCCTATCAGTACGCAAACCGAAATAGGAAGCACCTTATCTTTAAACGACGGTACAGATACAGCGATACCATCAATGGCAGATAAAACGGAAGTTGTTGGGGTTAATAATCCGTCACTGATCACAAGTGAACACCCCAACAGGCACATTGCCATAGTGGAAAATGAAAATCCCTTCCTAATATTCGCACGCTCCAACAAAGAGAATTTCTTCCTGAACAAAGAACTAGTCGTCGATGTTGGGTTGTCAGCAGTTCTTGACCTCTCCAAAATTACTGAGTCTTTTTCGGGAGCATTTCCTGCCAAACTGACACCTTTTGGACCTGTATTTAAAACCTGAGAGATTTTAGAATAGATTGCAATCTGCCCACCCTCGCCATTATTAGGTCCCAAAGTCAGCACTATAAGACAGTACTTGCATATCACAATCAAAGTGAATACCCAAAAGATACAGGACAATGCACCAAACACATTCGCTTCGCTAACTTCTACACCACTATCGAACAAAGTTGTTAGCACATATAAGGGCGATGTGCCAAGATCTCCATAAATAGAGCCCAAACTACTGAACGCCAAAGTTAACGTAGTGAGCCATTTGCGgtcctttttttcaatatacTCGTTCGGCGCTTCTTCTACCGCGGAAGTTGCAAACACTTTATCACTCTgtgcttcaaaatcttccatTAAACGACTCCAACCAGTACCGAAAGAACTAACTCACACCTTCTGACCCAAAAGAGCTAACCTCAACCCCCTCAGAAGCATCAAAAACTTAATCTTTTTATACCCACTTTTTCTCGATGCCCATTTAATCCGTGTGGAAAATCTAGCAATAGACCGATGTGGTTATCCCAAAAAATGCAATGCATAGACACTGCCTTATTTTTCATACAGAATTGGGTAACATCAATATATCCGTATTTTAACCCACACATATTTCAAACCATGCAATAATTACCACACAGCCACACTCCACGTTCGTTCTCAGACTGGATCAGAAAACCTTTGCATTTTAACGAACTTCACTAAACCATCTAAGGATGTGTGTTTCTTGGCTTActttttttccaaagtGCCAGTCTTTCTGGGTACTGTTTTTTCCTAAACTCGTTACGAAAAAATGCCAAGCTCTAATAAACAATTGTCAAAGTATCGGACGTAAATCTAACGTTTCCCGATATCGCGAACATGCGTCATTCCTTTCAATTAAGTAGAAACTGtatgaaaaaaaacttcaacCAGGATAACCATAAAATTATTTGGATGATATGTATCACAAGGAGTAATATATGATATTGGTGTTCAATTAGAGTACGAAGGAATATCCCTCGCGCAGGATTCTCCAGAATAATGTGAGAACTCAGAGGGCTGATGATAGCAGATGTAAATTACGAAAGGAATATGGGGGTGAATTTAATTGATTGATTAATGCTGAGTTTTGGTAATCAGTAggggttttgtttttaatgataataataactttaaTAATCAGttattgttggtaaatAAAGATGCTTGTGCGTCCTCGGGCACACTGAAATGCAGAAATAGTGTCAGGTGAACGGTCGTTTGAAGGGGTTTCAGCGATGAAATGAAGATAGCTGATCGATTTCCGAACATAAGGGATAAGCGATGATCTGTATGTAGCCAGCTACGAATATGTATGCAAGTGAAACTTTAACGGTCAGGGGGTCATATACGGAAGAGGTTGCCTGAAGGCTTGCGATTCCTGAGCTCAGTTAACCTGAGCTGTAATCTTGTATAACTTTGAGGTGTTGATTGGCCGAAATAATTGTGGAATCATTTTCTAGTTTGTTGCcatataacaaaaagataCTACTGCAAACTCCAGTATTGGTTTTAAGTGATCCCCTTTGTATCCATCCACTGGTAGGAACCTGGATCTTGAATACAGAAGCGGAAAACCCGCTTtgttaaatatttcaacTGTCTGTTAGAGTTGATGGAATGAAATTCCAACTTTTACATCAAAACCTactattttttgatattctATGGAGTTTTAAAGTCGTAAAGTAAAATTGAGCAATGATTTCTTCCAACTAATTTTAAATTACCGGGTACATCATTTATTGCTACACAAAACCCAATAAAATTTATCCTGCATTTTTTCGTACAATAAACATCGTTCATTATCTGACCATCATAAGGTAAAATTAGTTCCTCTGAAATGCATATTTCACAAACTGTAAACACAGCCCTACCACTCATATGTTCAAATCATGGAGTTTCAGAACAACAATAAAGTTCTTGGCAATAAAATTTTTGGTGGAGGATCTGCAGTCCTAAAAACATACAATGAATACTAATTAGATATAGCTTGAGTAGGAATGTTCACCTTTTAGGCAACGAAAACATAGGCATGAAAAGGATTATTAGGGGAGTGAGGAGGAAGGTTAGAAGTTGTATAAATGTGTATATGTAGACTGCGTCATGTAATCAGAAAGCCATAGCGTTAGGGCAAAACTGCTCGAGATAATCATTATTGGGAAACCTTGATGTGCTCCATCAGTTAAATTTTACATTCACattatttttctttatcgATTCGCATTTACGAAACTGCTGTAAGCGCTTAAGAGGTGAAGCACCTGATGATATAGTAAAATTGGTAAACTTATTGATACAAACAATCGAAAAACTTTAGTGaaaaatacaaaagttTTGGGTAGGAGATACACTGAAGGATATCGAATACTTAAAAAAGGATTTGGTTCATAATATAAAGGTGATAAAATCAAGAATAGTGAATGTAACGGTAACCCATAGCGGAATTACAACGTGAAAAACTCAAGAATCGATACCAGCGCTCTTCAATTTAGCCTTCAATGTTTCGATTTCTTTAAAAGCGTTACTTAGTTCTTCTTCGAGCTTTTCATTTGTTGACGTTAGTTGAGAAACTTGTTGCTCACTTAATAGCTTCTGCAATGTCCACTTTTCAATGTTCGCGTTTTCAGTTTCCTTCAGCTTCTGAATGTACTCTGCAGCTCGAGATAATATAGCAGCTTTACTTGATTCCTTTACAGGCAACAGTTCTGCCACCTTATTTATAGCTGTGTTAATATTTTCACGGCGCCGTCTCTCCACCTCCTTATGGGAATCCTTCCGTTGTTGTTTCCATTCAGGTGTTCCAGCACTTGGAGCAGGTTTTCTGCCCCTACGGCTGGTTAGTTTCTCACCAGgcattttgttttcatcatcttcgtcGTCCTCTCCATCTAGATCTACATTCGGATCCTTCTTTAAATCATCAagctcatcatcatcgtcttcctcgtcttcctcctcctcatGCTCCCCTTGAACGTGGTGCCCACCAACCCCTGCTCCAGTCATACCATGACCACCCacatcttcctcttcctcttcatcgtcatttAAATTAGTAAACCtcgctgctgctgctgcggcggcggcggctGCGGCGGCGGCATCATCTCCAATTGTTGAGTTACCACCATTACCCTTATTAACCACATCTTCTACCTCAACATCCCTCAACAATTCAGAATCAATATTTCCAGTGTCTTCTACGTGTGTTCTCTTGGCGTTTGATCTCCGAACTCCATTTAATTCGTGACTCCCATGTATCCTCTTAGTCATTTTTCTCAACTTTTTTAAGTCTTAGATTCTCTCTACTTTGCTTATTTTAATAGTTATCACTAGTGAAGTAACGGGAACTTGTAAACAACGTGATTTCCACGTgtggtttttgtttttaaaaaattttgcTAACCACATGATCACCCAACTTTTCACCAAAACTGGGTAACGAAATATGCTTAGACGTCTGTAGTGATAACCATACCGGATACAGCGGCATCTCATTAAGCAACGGATAGCTAAGAAATAGTTCTGCGTTTCTGCACTGTAACTGATAACCTGGGTCTTACGGGAGGCCTATATGTTACAGCAGTATTTAATACCAGTTACAACTGCAGAGACTCTCTTTTTTAGTATATGGTTATATTAATGTTTGTATATAAAACAATAGTGCCAAGTTACAACTGTTCAACTGATAGGCAAGTGTGCTCAGCAGCCGGGAGATATTGGAATTAACTGTCATAAAATAGACATATACTTGTGATATAGTGGTTACTGCCATACATATTAGAGCAGAACCATGACaggaagaacaaaatcTAAAACAGTCGAGGGggtaatagtaatagtaacAATGGTTAAACAGTGGGGAAGTttacaataaaaaaaattagtaACGACAAAAATTATGGAACAATGAGTTAGATGACAAAGCTTATGGCGCTAATGTTTGTAGCTAACGGTTATTTTATatcttttctttgttctttctCATGTTGGGGTGCCCATATCGCATATAGTATGAAATACTGGTGATATTAGTAGTAAAAAAGCTCaattagaaataaaaatcaaaagaCCAGTACGTGGCTGAAGCGCTGTCATTGAGTCGATTTGGTAGTGATTGGTTTCCCATTACATTCGTGATGCATGTGAACTATCTTTTTTCTCTTGGATCTGGCAAGTGAGGCGAGAGAACTGCCACTACTGTTTTGTCCTGCATACGCTGTGGCGCTGCTATTTCTAGAAACGACACTAGAAGACCTGGAGATGTAATGGCCATTGTTCTGATCTAAGGAAAGTATGGGTGAAGGAGGATGTTCTGTAGTGCTTTGGAATAAAGTGATACCGGGAACACCATAGGAATCGTTTAACGACAGGTTGCTTATCTTTTTGGTTGGCACCAACGGTGACAAACTGACTCTTTCTTCATTATGAAGATCCAGCTTTGGAGTATTAatatcctcttcatccaaCGTGGGTAGTTCAATTTGTGCTTGTAAAGAGCCAAGGATACAAGGTTCTGTATCCTCCGCAATGTTGATCAAAGAACGCGAGCTTGAACTTGGGCGTGATGCTGATACAGGGTTTGTGGAGTTTGTTGTAAACCCCAGGCCAACCCTATCGGCATTCAAAAAAGGGTTAGAAGTATGCGATACGAGACCTGGTGTATTAAACAAAGATTCTTCGTCGCCAGGCAAAATATCGTGTGCGTAAGGAGAGTCGCTTCCCTCTGTAGTTTTCCTCAACTCGGGGATTTTAACCGGCTCCTCTGTTCCCTCATCTACACACGTCTCAATGGATTGAAACCACGGATCATTGTACAAGTCTTCCATTTTATAACGAGTATCAGGATCAGGATCAAGCAATCTCAAGCAAACTCGTGTTGCATCcgtattttgaaatttggAGAACTCAGGATGTTCTACGCCTGGCCCTGGTTTGTAAACGTGCTCTTTCTTGAAATTAGAACAATAACGAGTAAACTGATCATAGAACGCGAGATACTGCCTATAGCGACTGTCATCTTTATGAGCTTCAGCAAACAGGGGGTACGGTATTATTAATGTGTACAAAACCACACCTAGAGCCCACATATCCATGGCAAAGGGGTCATATTCTAATTTATCATCAGGGATAGGTACCTTTTTACGTTTCTCTGAACTCAACAACATGACTTCCGGGGGCACGTGTGGAGGAGAGCCACAAAAACCTTTTAGTTTCACTCTTTTGCTTGTTGGATCATCCGGATTCTCAATACCATATGTAGAAACGCCAAAGTCTGTCAACTTAAGAGCGCCATAATCCGTTACCAGAACGTTTTCAAGCTTTATATCTCGGTGTGCGATTCCTAAGCTATGCATCTGACTCAAACCACGtgcaatttgtttaaaacaACACCACTTCTCTTCAAAGAGCTTATTGGTCCAACCAGTTAAGGTGGTATAATAATACATGTCTTGAACACATTGTTGCATTACAAAAGCCCAACTTCTCTTGATGCCATTAGTAGCTGAAGAAGGGACCTTCATAAGATAAAACGTCTTGATAATGTTAATATGTCCATCTAACCTTTTAGCAATCAAGTATTCTTTCATACACCGGGAATAGAATTCTTCAGGTTCCTCATATGAGAACATCTTAAATCGCTTCAAGGCATATACGGTTGATTTGCGATAGTTCGATACAATCGTAACGACTTGACTGGAACCACCTTCGCCGATTATTTTCCTCTCGCCATCAGTACAAGAGGGGAAGGAGAAGTTATCTGTTAATAAAACACTGGGCTGCCTTAAGTGTACTGGCAACTCATCATTGGGATTCTTAACAGGCAACGGCAACAATTTCTCGTGTTTATCGTTACCCTCCATTTGGTAGTAGCTCAAGCTTCTTGAGGACTGAGCAGACATGGTAGGAGTGTACATGTTGAGGTTATGGGATGTATTCCTGTTGGATAAGACAGTCGTGCCTGGAAGATTTCTCGGCGATGCAATTTCAGTTCCTGTTCCCAAAACTGCAAACGGAGACTCTATAGTGGGTTTCCTGCCACCGTTCGCAAAAGGATTCGAGTTATGTAGAGCTATTGAGGGCAAAGCAATAGACGTCTTATGGCTCTTGTGCGGTCCACTGAAGATATTAGAGCGCAAGCATCCACCAGTCGCCTCACCCTGTCCAGTTGGCATAGGCAATACATGAGTAGAAGGAGCATCTACCACATGTTCCTCAACACATTGGTAACCGACAGAAGTTATCGTATTCGACACCAGAGGTGTTAAATGATGCGACTTCGATCTGCCAAAGAACTTCTTGAAAGGGTTTTTACTCTTGGAATGTGGAATTTTGGGATCATGC encodes:
- a CDS encoding KUP/HAK/KT family potassium transporter (similar to gb|AAB17122.2| [Debaryomyces occidentalis]), whose product is MEDFEAQSDKVFATSAVEEAPNEYIEKKDRKWLTTLTLAFSSLGSIYGDLGTSPLYVLTTLFDSGVEVSEANVFGALSCIFWVFTLIVICKYCLIVLTLGPNNGEGGQIAIYSKISQVLNTGPKGVSLAGNAPEKDSVILERSRTADNPTSTTSSLFRKKFSLLERANIRKGFSFSTMAMCLLGCSLVISDGLLTPTTSVLSAIDGIAVSVPSFKDKVLPISVCVLIGLFTLQPLGTNVVSALFSPVIFLWFITIFVIGVFNIVSYPMIFKTLNPVYAIRFLRHHGIYVLASVMLSITGCEAMFADVGHFSPLSVQLTLAFFVYPCLITTYLGQGAYLLKHPEAASNVFYMSIPGNADTWFYWFVFVIAALATVFASQTLILGVFSIIQQMVHLDCCPKLRIIHKSAKHHGRVYLPAVNIILMIAVICTCIGFKSSNNVTSAYGLGVSMDLFLTSTFMAICMIVVYNVHWAIVLAYYLGFGTFEIILVIGNLRKVADGAWFTLMMTAITTGIFALWRWGRNLMIREEQEGRPRLNQLIVNEQSRSQEVVQLGDEIPSINIALSHVDLIIEKQHQVKRLTKYPALALLFTELTPLLESAGSVPKLFSEIANSFPNIPEFFVFVAIKIVSVPYLEVDQRVLVEPMKNVNGFYRCVFQFGFMNKVAVAEEDVRHLLSIIALSNPNQYHSVSKSLGAQELPVIRIFGSNVIRGKRTQEWEGKSMFSSPKAITKFFLKPLEVGLSIISFTHFISYKIIQSCAAGQNTLVM
- the PTK2 gene encoding protein kinase PTK2 (similar to Ashbya gossypii AFR372W): MTLVNGHSCSKSMIPEDIMESVPSAQQVAEEKRNKALVTPVQNKDVQNGASPVSGGGHDPKIPHSKSKNPFKKFFGRSKSHHLTPLVSNTITSVGYQCVEEHVVDAPSTHVLPMPTGQGEATGGCLRSNIFSGPHKSHKTSIALPSIALHNSNPFANGGRKPTIESPFAVLGTGTEIASPRNLPGTTVLSNRNTSHNLNMYTPTMSAQSSRSLSYYQMEGNDKHEKLLPLPVKNPNDELPVHLRQPSVLLTDNFSFPSCTDGERKIIGEGGSSQVVTIVSNYRKSTVYALKRFKMFSYEEPEEFYSRCMKEYLIAKRLDGHINIIKTFYLMKVPSSATNGIKRSWAFVMQQCVQDMYYYTTLTGWTNKLFEEKWCCFKQIARGLSQMHSLGIAHRDIKLENVLVTDYGALKLTDFGVSTYGIENPDDPTSKRVKLKGFCGSPPHVPPEVMLLSSEKRKKVPIPDDKLEYDPFAMDMWALGVVLYTLIIPYPLFAEAHKDDSRYRQYLAFYDQFTRYCSNFKKEHVYKPGPGVEHPEFSKFQNTDATRVCLRLLDPDPDTRYKMEDLYNDPWFQSIETCVDEGTEEPVKIPELRKTTEGSDSPYAHDILPGDEESLFNTPGLVSHTSNPFLNADRVGLGFTTNSTNPVSASRPSSSSRSLINIAEDTEPCILGSLQAQIELPTLDEEDINTPKLDLHNEERVSLSPLVPTKKISNLSLNDSYGVPGITLFQSTTEHPPSPILSLDQNNGHYISRSSSVVSRNSSATAYAGQNSSGSSLASLARSKRKKIVHMHHECNGKPITTKSTQ
- the CBF1 gene encoding Cbf1p (similar to Ashbya gossypii AFR414W), with amino-acid sequence MTKRIHGSHELNGVRRSNAKRTHVEDTGNIDSELLRDVEVEDVVNKGNGGNSTIGDDAAAAAAAAAAAAARFTNLNDDEEEEEDVGGHGMTGAGVGGHHVQGEHEEEEDEEDDDDELDDLKKDPNVDLDGEDDEDDENKMPGEKLTSRRGRKPAPSAGTPEWKQQRKDSHKEVERRRRENINTAINKVAELLPVKESSKAAILSRAAEYIQKLKETENANIEKWTLQKLLSEQQVSQLTSTNEKLEEELSNAFKEIETLKAKLKSAGIDS